One Ranitomeya imitator isolate aRanImi1 chromosome 1, aRanImi1.pri, whole genome shotgun sequence DNA window includes the following coding sequences:
- the RACK1 gene encoding small ribosomal subunit protein RACK1: MTEQMTLRGTLKGHNGWVTQIATTPQFPDMILSSSRDKTVIMWKLTRDETNYGVPQRALRGHSHFVSDVVISSDGQFALSGSWDGTLRLWDLTNGTTTRRFVGHTKDVLSVAFSADNRQIVSGSRDKTIKLWNTLGVCKYTVQEESHSEWVSCVRFSPNSSNPIIVSCGWDKMVKVWNLANCKLKTNHIGHSGYLNTVTVSPDGSLCASGGKDGQAMLWDLNEGKHLYTLDSGDVINALCFSPNRYWLCAATGPSIKIWDLEGKIIVDELKQEVISTSSKAEPPQCTSLAWSADGQTLFAGYTDNLIRVWQVTIGTR, translated from the exons ATGACTGAGCAGATGACCCTTCGGGGGACCCTTAAGGGGCACAATGGTTGGGTTACCCAGATTGCGACCACCCCGCAATTCCCGGACATGATCCTCAGCTCTTCCCGGG ACAAGACTGTCATCATGTGGAAGCTGACACGAGATGAGACTAACTATGGTGTCCCCCAGCGCGCACTGCGtggtcactcccactttgtcagtgaCGTCGTCATCTCATCCGATGGACAGTTTGCCCTGTCTGGTTCTTGGGATGGGACCCTGAGGCTGTGGGATCTTACCAA tggcACAACAACAAGGCGATTTGTGGGACACACCAAGGATGTCCTCAGTGTGGCCTTCTCCGCTGACAACCGTCAGATTGTGTCTGGTTCCCGAGACAAGACCATCAAGCTGTGGAACACTCTGGGAGTGTGCAAGTACACAGTGCAG GAAGAATCTCACTCTGAATGGGTTTCTTGCGTTCGCTTCTCACCCAACAGCAGCAATCCAATCATTGTATCCTGCGGATGGGACAAGATGGTGAAG GTCTGGAATTTGGCCAACTGTAAACTGAAGACCAACCACATTGGCCACAGCGGCTACCTGAATACAGTCACGGTGTCTCCTGATGGGTCACTGTGCGCCTCCGGAGGCAAG GACGGACAAGCAATGTTGTGGGATCTGAACGAGGGGAAACACCTGTACACCCTGGACAGCGGTGATGTCATCAATGCTCTGTGCTTCAGTCCCAATCGCTACTGGTTGTGTGCAGCCACAGGACCAAGCATCAAGATCTGG GATCTGGAGGGCAAGATCATCGTAGATGAGCTGAAGCAGGAGGTGATCAGTACAAGCAGCAAAGCAGAGCCCCCACAATGTACATCTCTGGCCTGGTCAGCAGATGGACAG ACCCTCTTCGCTGGATACACAGACAACTTGATCAGAGTCTGGCAAGTGACCATTGGAACCcgctaa